The region TTGTACCTACGGGGATCAGCTAAAGGGTTGGCCAGCAACTGATGGCTATAAGCGTGTAACTCCGGCGAAGCCAGGTAGAGGGCGTTACTGAAGATTGGGTTGTTGAGTAACTCGTTGAGCGATAAACTACCGTCCAGAATGCGTTCGTAAAAGCGATACGAAAACATGGGGGTACGCAGAATACCTTTGGGCAGTACGTTGTCTTGCATAAGTTTGTTAAGTTATGTCATTGATCCGGGCAGCTTCACTTATGTCCAGAGTAGAAATCTCTCCCAGTCTATTTTGTCCTGTTCCAGGTAGTCTGTCAGTACCAGACCGATGCCAGTGGCCCCATCCAGCAACCCGGTAATACGATCATATTTAGGAATACCGCCGGGTAGTCCGGTATCTGTACCCGTAAATTTTTTGTAGCCCCCGATACCGTCTGAAAAGCGGCCCATCTCCAGCGTCAACGTAATCCAATGCTCATACGCTTTTTTAAAGGCCTGGTTCCCGCTTGCCCGGTACCATATCCGGTAAGCCTGCGCCATACTCGTTGTTCCGTGGCAAAAACAGGCATCTGACAAATGCGCTGCTTCGAGAGAGTCGCGCTGTAAAGTGGTTAGCGCAATGGTTTCAGCAAACTGCCTCAGGGCAGGATCGTCCATCACTTCGCCAGCCATCAAAAAGCCGATAGATAAGGTCAGATCACCATAACACCATCCTAACGGTACTCTATATACGCCATGTCGACCGAAGTTAATAATATCCGGAAAGGCTCCCTCCTGGCCCTCATTGCCGGTAGCAGGCCGGTAAAATGTTTTTATGTAATTGACAAGGCGCGACATAACGTCGAGTGCCCTGGGGTGGCCCGGAAACTGGGTGAGATAACGGGCCAGAAAAACCAGGTAGGCGGAGGCACCATGCGCCATGCCCAAGTTAAAGAATCGGGCTGGAGAAGCACCGGGCGAAATGGCATTCATGATCAGATTGACCGGCAGAGACCCCATTATATCGTGGTCGATCAGGTCAATGAGCTGGTCCAGTACCTCATTAATTAACCGACGCAGAGGAGGATTTTTTGGGTAGCGACTCAGGAGGTATATACCCATACCCAGGCCTCCGTGCAAAAAATCCAGGTCGCGGTATTTGGAAATGATAAAGCTTGTTTCATTGAGGACATGTTTGTCAACGTCCTCCAGGAATTCATCGACGTCAACATCCAGCAAATCTGTTTCCGACAAGTAGCTGAGCAGATAGCCTACGCCCGTAATTCCATCGCAGTAACTATGCGTCACCTCATTGGCTTGTAATTCGTCAATCAGCTTGTCGACAAGTTGGCGGGCTTTATTGGCCATTGCCTCATTGCGCAGGGCGGTGTACCCATTAACATAAAACAGCACACTGCCACCCAGCCCGTTCATCAGGGAAGGAGAATGAATAGAGTCTAACTCAATAGACAGGTCGTGGTCGATCTGTTTGATACGGTCAAGAACGATGGCTTTCGGTGTCATGGCAAAGGCTGTTTTTAAGAATTGAGTACAATAACCCGGCTACTGCGTTGGGTCTGCCCCGTGAGTAGCCGGGTTACTGGATTGACTTAGCTGCGGCTGCTCATGGTACTGGTACACCAGGAGCAGGTCAGACCGGCGCAGGTGCTACCACCACCTACCAAGGTGCTCAGGTCTTGCTCGGACAGATTGGCTACTTTCTCAGGGTTCAGCGTAAGCTTGGTCGATTTGGTTGATTTCTTAGACATGTTCGTAAATGTTAAATTGGGTTATATAAACTTGATTGAGTTGCATGTGAGTTGTTACTGGATTGACTTAGCTGCGGCTGCTCATGGTACTGGTACACCAGGAGCAGGTCAGACCGGCGCAGGTGCTACCACCACCTACCAGGGTGCTCAGGTCTTGCTCAGACAGGTTGGCTACTTTCTCAGGGTTCAGCGTAAGCTTGGTCGATTTGGTTGATTTCTTAGACATGTTCGTAAGTGTTAAATTGGGTTATATAAACTTGATTGAGTTGCACGTGAAAGACTTGTTGGTGGCCCCTGGGGCAGTTCCTGTGAGCGGTTGATGCTGGTGAAGGCATTAGTGCTGCCGCTTAAACCAGTTGATCGGCGCATTTTCAGGGTGTTCGGCTCCGGCCGGGGAACCGTTTCAATTGGCTTTGTTCGTTTCTTGAACATATTGAAGTTAATTTATTGACTTACAGTTAGTTATAGAATAACTAGTCGAATTGCTGAATCGATTTGCTGCTCAGCGTAGCGGCACAGGACGTACAGGTAAAAGACGAGCAAGTGCTTCCACCACCAAACAATGTGCTCATCTCCTGATCGGAAAGTTTCGCAATCTTCTCCGTATTCAATTGGAGCTTCGTTGATTTGAGTGAGTTCTTTTTCATGGTTCGATACGTATTCCAGATCAGGAAGAAGGGTGTAAAATCAAGTGTTAAGAGGCTTCGTTTAGTGAATACCCAGGTCAGTATCGCTGTCGTGAACTACAGACTTGCCGAATAGATCACCAGCCGATACCAGCCAATGATCACCGTGCGGACTGGTCTGATCAATAAAAGAGAGCGTCGAATTGCTGATCCACACCTGGAAAGGCACATTGGCAGGGTTGCTATTTTTCATGATTGTTATAGACATTTATCCATTTACTGTGTTACTGATATACGCTCATTCCATCCGGATCAGGGGCCTTTAGGTAACTAAACCGGCCAGTAAACCATCAACGAGTTACCACTAGACTAACTTTGTTTCTGGCTGACGATTCAAAATTGGCTTGTTGAATCGCGGATCTAAAATAATTTCGCCTGATGCCTGCTTTGCTTCGACCAATACGCCAGTTTGATCGCTCATTACATTGGTCGTTTCATTCATCGAAGCTCTTTTTTCTTGACTAACTGCCTTAATGACTATACTCCGTTGCTATATAATTGATGATGAAGCTCCCAATCGGGCGTTAATTGAGAAGTACATTCATCGGCTCCCCTCTCTGACTTTGGTTGGCAGTCAGGACAATGCCGTTGATGCCTTGCTCGAATTACCCCAAGTGCAGCCCGATCTAATCTTTCTGGATGTTGAAATGCCGGAGATGACAGGCTTTGAGTTTTTGAGAGTCTTGCCATCCCCACGACCCACCGTAATTATGGTCACGGCCTATCCGCAGTATGCGGTTGACGGGTTTGAACACGATGTCATCGACTATCTGGTCAAACCAGTTTCGTTCGAGCGCTTTTTTCGCGCGGTCAACAAAATTCTTGCGAAACAGGCATCCACTCCGGGCAGTCCGGACGTACCTGCGCTCCCTTCGCTGGCTGCACCGTCCGAGACGCCAACGGGGGTGTCAGATAAGGATTCTTTCTTTTTGGTAAAAGAAGACAAAAAGCTCGTTCGGGTCGAGTTGGACCAGATCGTCTTTATCGAGAGCCTTAAGGACTACCTCAAGATTTATTTACCCGGTCGCACCATTCTAACCCACATGACCCTTACCCGATTGGAGGAGATGTTGCCGCCGGATCAGTTCGTGCGCGTCAACCGGTCATACATCATCCGCACTGGTTCCATCAAGGAAATTGATGGCAATACGATTTTAACCACAAACGGGATGAAAGTGCCCATAGGCGTAACGTATCGGGAGGAGGTCATGAAAAAGATACGTGGCAACATCATGTAAGTTCCCGCCAACTCCCATTCAACCAATTGACTCAACTAAAACCCGCAACTGATCTTTGGCTAAGCAGCAACGCCTGCCCTGGGTTACTCTTCCCGATCTTATGGCCTTTCAGACCACTTTTCTTCAATCGCGTCGTATGGGATGGAAACGGGTGGTCCTGCACCTGGTTATGTGGGGACTTGCGTTTGCCTTTATCCGCTATTTTCTTTTCAAACAGATTGTAAAAGATGCGGGCTGGGCCACGTCCATCAATTACACCGTCGTGTTTTGCCAAACGGTTGTGCTGTATTATCTGATTGGACACGTTTTCTTCTACCAGTACCTTTACAGGAAGCAGTATCTACGCTTTATCAGTAGCCTGTTGCTGATCTATTTCCTGACCAGTGTTACGAATTATCTGCTGTTTGAGCGTTTTTTCGATTATCAGGTAGCCACAAAACAGACGTCGGCTTATGTCACCAGAATATGGGGGATACTTCAGCCCAATGGCTTTCCGGGTGCTTTCACCAATATTCGGGTTGCTTCATGGGTATTTGGCTACAGTTTTTTTATGGTCGTCATTCTCCTCGGGGCAAAGGCCGTAAAAGATGTGATTGGCTTCCAAAACCGGGCAGTACAGTTGGAAAAAGAAAAATTTGAGCTGGAGCGCGGCAAAATTCTTCTAGAGAATGAGAACCTGTCTCTCGAGCTGAACTTTCTTAAATCGCAGATCAATCCTCACTTTCTGCTTAATACCCTCAATAGCATCTATGTTCGGGTAGTAGATGTAGATGAACAGGCCGCCGATCAGATTCTGCGTTTGTCGGACCTGATGCGTTATGGTTTGTACGAATCAAACACAGAATACATCTTGCTGGAACGGGAACTGGAATACATTCAGAACTATCTGGCGTTGGAAAGTGCTCGAAAAGGAGACAATGTGACCATCCGTTTTGATCAGGCAGGGGATTTTTCCCAGCATTACATTGCTCCGTTGCTACTTATCTCATTAGTCGAAAATGCGTTCAAACATGGCGTCAATAAAATTAGAAGCGACGCCTTTGTGTACATTAACGCCCAACTGACTGACGATCTGTTTCTATTTTGGGTAACCAATGCCGTACCTGTCAATACTCCGCATGTGGAAAGTCAGAGCAAAAAGCAGGGGGGAGTCGGCTTACAGAACACCCGAAAGCGGCTGGAAATGCTGTATCCCAAAAAACATGAGTTACACATAGAAACGACTCCAACGGAGTTTTGTGTTACGCTGACCCTCCAGCTCGCCCCGCGGCTCAAAGCCGCCTGAACTGTATTACTAATCACAAAAAAGCGGGCATTGGTCGATACGATTTATTCGTTGGTCTAAATTAGTTGAAAAAGGGGTCGATGAACAGGTAAGTTTGTTTCGTCTTCAGACATAACCAAAACAACTTCCTAAACACTCAATCGACATGAAAACAACGGTACAACGTCAATCCCCTCGCCTGGTACTGAAAAAAGAAAGACTGGTCTGCCTGACCCACAACCGGAGCACCAGTAATCAAAAGACATACGGAGATACAACCTGGACTACCATCGCTACCGGTATTTGATATGTTGGCGCCTAGGGTTCTGCTCATTGATCAGGCATTTACCAGTGGTAAACTGCTCTACAAATACAGCCGACGGGTTGGGTGGCTGAATTCTGTCCAGCTATGCAGCCACCCAACAGAAACAGCACTGCCAGACAGTGTTGATCTGACAATAGCCTGCCTGCCCGAACCCTGCGAACCAATACCTGACGATCTGCTCAATTGGCTACGCCATCAGCCAGCCGTTATCCTGACATCGGCCTTTCCAGAGCATATGTACGAACACCTGCATCTAAGACCCATTGCGTTCCTGACTGAGCCAATTGCCTTTAATAAATTCCAGAATGCTCTCCAGAAATATATTAACAGTAAATCGTAGCCAAAATACAGAATATAAACAAATGGGGTTAATCCATGCAAGCAACTGAATGTCTCATCCAAAAAGTTAACTAATCATGGTGCGAAGTTAGTATAGTACACTATTTTTGTATGTATTGTACTATACTAACTCGACCGAATGAATAGCTTATTCGATTTCTTCGTTTTACGCCGTCCGGTTTATCCATTAACAAAGCTGCTCACCCTTCAGAAAAATCTGTTGAACAATTCATTGGATAGCCTCCTGCGTGAGTGGTATACTGACCCACTCGCGCAGGAGGCTATTTACGTAGCATCACCCGGTCTATACAAACGATTTCAGCAATGGCGGGCGGGTGAAACATTGTCTGAACAGACCAAACTGCTCGATACCCTTTTCAAATATGCTATCCGCATGAGTACCCGATGCACGCCGTATGGCTTGTTTGCCGGTTGCTCGGTCGGCGATTTTCACGATCAGTTTTCACGCTTATCCCCCGGCCGAAGCAATACCCTGGTTACCCACTCCCGACTGGACATGGAATGCCTGATGGCCATTCGCGATTGGCTGCTTGGCCAGTCAGTAGTTCGTAATGAGCTGATATTCTACCCAAACAGTTCACTGTATAAGGTAGGCCGAAACCACCGGTACATTGAGCAGCAATGGGAAGGGCAGCAACGGCGCTATTTCATCAGCGCCGTTGAAACCGATGAAGCCTTGGATTCCCTGCTTACCACCGCCCGAATGGGCGTAACGATTCCTTATCTGGTCGATTTCCTCGGCCAGATGGGTGCCGAAACCATCGAAGCCGAAAGCTATGTCGACCAGCTTATTGAAACGCAGTTACTGGTATCCACCCTCGAACCAACGGTGATTGGCGATGACTACCTGACAGTCATGATTCGTACCCTGTCGTCAATGCCCGCAACTGCATCCCTCGTTGCTCAGCTTATCCGGCTTCAGAATGTTGTAACCAGTTCTACCGACCGGGCCGCCGTGGGTCAGGAGATCCTGCGCTGGCTGGCCGGTAATCAGATTACGCTACCAGGGACCGACTTACTTCAGGTCGATTCTTTCTTTACCGGGACCGACACTCCGCAAGCCAAACCGCATCTGGACAAGGGGCTGGTTCACCAATTGCAACAGCAGATACGGAAGCTTTTTGTGCTCAATCAGCCGTACAGCAGCCCGGATTTCGACGACTTTAAGAACCGCTTTTATAACCGGTATGAAGACGAGGAAATACCGCTATCGATGGCGCTGGATCAGGAGTTTGGCGTGGGATACGGCAACCAGACCCATTTGGGTGTTGGTTATGCGCCAATGATCGATGATCTATCCCTGCCAACGCTCGAAACAACGGTGCCAGCCACCAACTCCAGTTGGTGGCAAAATCTGCTCCTGGAAAAATACTCGCATACGCTGCGCACCGGCACCCATGAAATTGAAATTTCGGATAGCGACCTCGCCTACATCGACCAGCGACGGGTTGATAAACTGATTGAGCCCGACAGCTTCTATTTATTTGGCAATCTCCTGAGCGCACCGGGCGAGTCTGTAGATCATGCCCTGCGGCCAGGTGGCAACTACCGGTTCAACCTGCTTGCCTGCAAAGGCCCCTCTGCCATTACACTGCTGGGCCGGTTCTGTGCTGGAGACCCAGACCTTCGGGCTTCCGTACAAGCCTGTGCCCAGGCCTCAGCCGCCCATCATCCCGATGTGGTATTTGCCGAAATTGTGCACTTCCCCGAATCGCGGGCTGGTAATATTCTGGTCCGGCCAACCCTTTACAAATATGAAATCCCGTACCTGGGCATGGCATCCGTACCACCCGACCAGCAGTTACCGTTAGATGACTTGATGGTATCGGTTCGAAACCGGCATGTAGTTCTACGGTCGAAGCGACTAAACAAACGGGTCATTCCTCGCTTGTCCAACGCTCATAATTACCAGAATGGACTCCCTATCTATCGTTTCTTGTGCGATCTACAGCACCAGGACAGTCACCTGAATGTTCAGTGGAACTGGGGCATTCTGGCCGAGCAGGCTTACTTGCCACGGGTTCGTTATCAGAATATAATCCTGAGCCGGGCCACCTGGCGTTTAAAAGCAGATGAACTGGAGTTGGAAAACCCAATGCGGCTGGCCGTCGAATTATCCAGGCGAAATATTCCCGAGCAGTTTGTTATTGCGGTGGGAGATCACGAACTGGTGATCACGCGCAATGCGCCGGAATCGTTACGGCTACTGATGCACGAACTTCGCAAAAGCGATACTGTTCGCCTGTACGAATTCTTACAGGCTGAGGATGTTTGTTCGGTGAGAATGCCAAAGAAAGCCTTTACCCACGAGCTGATTATCCCGTTCTATAATGCCGATGCGCCAGCCATTTCCAGCCTGGCGGCCTATTCGACAGACTTGCCCCAGCGCCGATTCTCCGTTGGCAGCGAATGGCTGTACTTGAAAATTTACACCGGCGAAAAATCGTCGGACGGGTTGTTGACCCAAACACTTTACCCGGTTATACAGCGTCTGCTCAACACCAGCATTATCTCGGAATTTTTCTTCATCCGCTACAAGGATACCGATCCGCACTTACGGCTTCGTTTCCGGGGCAATCCCCACCTGGAATTTTATCATTTTGTGATTCGGGAGATCGAGCGAGCCATCCGCGACGATGTACAGTCGGGTGTTGTACACAAATTGCAAACCGATACGTACCAGCGGGAGATTGAACGGTATGGCCACCGACAGATTCAACTCTGCGAAGGGTTATTTTATACCGATAGCCTGTCTACTTTGTTCTTTCTGAGCCGCACCGGCGAGGCTTTTAACGAGGAAGTTCGCTTTACATATGCTGTTGGGAAGATTGACCGGCTCTTGAGTGGCTCGTCTCTTTCGCTGGATTACCGCTGGAAGTTACTAAATAACCTGAAAGACAGCTTCTTTGACGAATTTAACGGTAAAACTGAACTACGCAGACAACTCAACGACAAGTATCGCAATTACCGGTCAGCGTTGAACACAGCCTTTGGTATCGATTATCAATTCATGTTAACGAATGAACCAAACGCAGCCAGCCAGCTAACCTTACTCAAGCAACTTACTGCATCCTATGAATCCGAAAACCAATTGATGAGTACGTTGACCAGCCTTATTCACATGATTGTGAACCGCATTTTTCCATCAAAACAGCGGGCCTACGAACTGATTATTTACCATTGTCTGGCAAAACATTACGACTCCATACGGGCGCGGACAGATCAGACCACCCTCACCAACCAAGACGCCCCCATTGTCCAGCCCGCAATTTCAGATATACCATGAAGCTCAACAAATCGACAGCCACCGCAGAAGACAGCAGGGGTTTACCAGTTTGGGACAATGTCTGGCTTTATGGTCCGAATCCGAGCTTACTAAAACTAAAGCCAGGTGAAATCGACACCTTGCGGCTTCGGTAAAATCACAGAACCTACCGCTTATTTATCAGCCTATATCGACCAAAAGCGGGTGGTTAAAAGTTAAAATAGATTATTGATAGATAACCTGACTATTAAAATCGATAAAGTACATAAATCTCTTATGGGTTTATAATCACTCCAGCCAGATCAACGGGTTGCGGATGGGCAGGTTACGCAATACCTCCTCTACTTTCGGATCGTGGTCGAGGGTCTTCCAGGTAGCCAGCCAATCGGATTTGTCGAAAGCAGCTGCACCCAGGACCAGAAACGGCTGCGCAACCGGCCAGTCGTTCCAGTACATGACATCCGGTTTCAGCGGCCATTTGCGTTTGTCCGCGACGTAGGGATACAGGTACGAAATCCCTTTTTCAATACTGCGGCCGTCGGGGGTTTGATACGTCCAGAGGTCATGGTCTTTGTCGGAGAGAATCTGGCAGATCATCACCATCGCGTCGAGGTTGAAGATCGAATAGCCATAGGGCTTTGTCCGGCGTAGCTCCAGCGGAAAACTGCCGTCGGTAGCCATCTGGTTCGGCAGCAGAACCGTTTTGTACCGCTCCCGGCAGGCTTCCAGGACTTTCTCATTGCCCGTCAGTCGGGCAAAGGCCGCCACTTGCATCACCCAGCAGGTGCCGTGATTGTTTTTGGCCTCTTTTTCATCCTGGCTGTACGGATGCGTGAGCAGCCAGTTCAGGTACTGCCCGAACCATATTTTAGCACCCGCCAGCACCCGTTTATCCGCCGACTTCGCCTGCTCCATCGCTCGAATACCCTGCGCTACTTCCATAAAATGAATGGTGTCGATAATGCCGATGCCCCGCCCCGTGGCGCGCCCTTTAATGGCCTGGGCGTACTGCAATGACGGACTCATGCGGGTGGTGCTGTCCACAAACCACGCATCCAGATGCCGGAACGCCTGCCGAACATACGTTTCGTTGCCGGTAAGCTTATAGGCCGATGCCAACGCGCCCACCACCCGGCTGAACCGGATCATGGCCTGTCGATGGGCGACAAAATTGTCGGGGTTGGTCATCCCGTCGCGCTGAACGTACGGCCCCTGCGGGTTCAGCGAATCGGGCCACCAGTAATCCCCTTCCGAAAAAAAGTCATGTCGGCTCCCCGCCGATCGGGGGCTCGTTTGCGCCGTTACGGTAATGGGCGTTTGCGTCATGGCCCAGGCAGCCTGTTTAAGTACCAGCGGCCGTAACGTCTGGCTAACGGCTTTCCGGACGGCGGCTCTATCCGTTCGCCCGTTCACCCATCCGGCGAGGGGAATCAGCAGGATAAGCAGACAACCGGAGGTTATTTTTTTCGTCATCTTGATGAGTTAGTTGGTGGCCCCCGGTTGGGCGTTAGTTGTAAGCCATACCTGTTGTGTAAAGGCCCCGTTCACGGCGGCATCCCACACCTCCAGCCGCACCCATTTTTTACCTGTCAGGTTGGTATTGAATGTGAATTTCTGTTTGCCGAAGGGCCGGGTGTTCGTCAGGTCGATACGCTCGCGGAATACCTGTTTACCATCGCCGGAGATGATCTCAGCGAAGGTTAACGGAAACGTCCAGTCGATGTCGACCATAATGCGGGCTTTACCATCCGGCTTAAGAGCAAGTGAATCGCCAGCGCCTTTTCCGTTCACGGTGAAAGTGGGCAGCAGCACTTCGCCGGTCGAAACAAAGAACTTGCCTTGTTGCATGGCATCCAGCACCGGTTGCCAGCCCTGGTTATAGTCGGGCAGTTTGTCGAGTTGCAGGTAGTTTACATTGAGGTGAGCGTACATTTCATTTTCCGGCTCAATAGTAAACAGGTCGGCTTCGGCAATAACGTGTTTTTTAAGCCCCCAGTTAGCCATATCGTCCATCAAATCCAACACCCGGCGGCTCAGCCTCGGCTCCGACAAATCGGCGGGGATATTTTTCCAGGCCGCGCCGAAGAACCGGTCTGATCTATAAAATTCTTCGTCCTTGTACTTATCCGGGAAACCGGTCGAGCCTTTGGTGCGGGCATGGGCGGTCCAGGCGAGTCCGTTTTCGGCTTCGAGCAGTTTCAGCATGTCCGTTTTGTCGGCAATGCGGTACACTTTACCGTACCTCGGGTCGTCCGTTACAAACGGCATCTCGGGCTTACGCGACATGATCCAGTACACCGGTTTTGGGAAGAAATCCAGCCAGTGACCACCAAAGAACTCATTGGGCTCTTCGCCGGGCAGCAGCAACAACTTCTTATCTGACCAGCGCTGACACATGTCGTGTAACGTTTTCAGTTCCAGCAGCCGCTGTTCGTCGGGACCTTTAGGGTGCGCCGTGTAGTGAAATTCGGCCAGATGGACAATGTCGACGCCCGAGTTTTTAAAGACCTTTACAAAGTTGGGCGTTTCGGGTACCGGCTTGCCAGCCAGCAGAACACTCATCACGTATTCATTATGAAAATGGCTCGACATGGTCTTATAACCAGGCAGCGCGGGGTATTTGTCGTTATGCGTAAATTTCTTCACCTCGGCCAGCGCTTTGTCGGGCGTATCGGTGCTGAGCAGGCAGAAAAAGTTGAGCCGCTGCCGGGTTTTGGGTGGGGCGTTTACCCAGGGTACCCATCGTTTGTCGCCCATGAGATCCTGCCGGATGCCGATGCCAAAGTCGGGCACGAGGCTTCGATACCCACGGCCATACCAGGTAAAATCGAGGTTAAAGGCTTCGTCCAGCGGATAGAAATATTGGTGCGGAGCCGGAAAAACAGCCAGACTACCCTGATTTCCAGACCCAATAATGGCCCGATATTTCACGCCCTGCGCTTTGTTGAGCTGGTTCGGGTCAGCCGGTACGCGTTGCATATTGCCGTCGGTGTCGGCCCAGGCAATGGTGTCCCAGACCGGGCGTTTGCCCGTTAGCCCAGCATCGTAGAGAATGGCCGTCGAATCGACTTCTGTGGCCATCACGGCAGCAATATTAATCAGCGGACTTCCCGTATACACCGTAATTTCGATAGCGCCGGTAAACGTGGCGGCCTGCACATCCGACACCCGGACAATTGTTCGGGTGCCCTGGCTTATCACGCTGACTGCTCGCTTAGTGAGTTCAACGGCATATGACTTGTGAGGCAGTTTATTGGTCTTGTCGAAGAAGATATTCCAACCGTTCTGCGACACCAGATCCCGCTTGCCAACGGTCAGCACAAAAGCCGGGTCGAGCGCGTGGGCAATTTCACGAAAGTTTCCTTTCTGAGATAATTGCATACTGCTGAACAAGGGCTTTCCCGCAGCCAGGTCGATAACCAGCCTTGCCGTTTCGTTTGGGTTGGCGGGCCAGCTTACTGTAAGCGTATTTCCCTGACGGACGGCCGTCGCTCCGCTTGCCTTCTGAAAACCAGACAGATCGACCGGCACCTGTGCATACGTCAGGGCGCTGGTTATGAGTAATAGAAGGGACAGAATTTCTTTCATAAGCGACAATACAGGAAGGGAAACTGATAGTATGTAAGTAACAAAACGACAGCGAAAATCTACCCGAAACGACTGTAGTACCGACCGTCCCGGTCGGGCGTAAAACGGGTTACGTCACACCCGACCGGGACGGTCGGTACTACAATTGGTACCAAAACTTAAACCCTCATAGACACATGAAACCAACACGCAGGGATTTTTTGAAAAAGTCAGCCGTAGCCGCTACGGGCGCGGGCCTGATCAGTCTCCCGACGCTGGAGGCCATTGCCAGCCAGCGGAAACGCATTTCGGCTAATGACAAGCTACAGGTTGGCCTGATCGGCTGCAACGGCATGGGCTGGTCGGACCTTCGTTCGCATTTGCTACAGAGCGACGTGCAGTGTATTGCCCTGGCCGATGTGGACCAGAGTGTGCTCGACAAACGCTCGGCTGATGTGGAAGCGATGCAGCACACTAAACCGCAACTGTACAAAGACTACCGCAAACTGCTCGAAAACAAGGACATCGACGCCGTCATCATCGGCACGCCCGACCACTGGCACTGCATGGCCATGATCGACTCGGTAGCGGCCGGGAAGCACGTGTACGTAGAGAAACCCCTGGCCAACAGCATTGAAGAGTGTAATCTGATGCTGGCAGCGGCAAAAAAATACAACAAGATCGTGCAGGTCGGCCAATGGCAGCGTAGCGGCTCGCACTACGAGAAAGCCATCGAATACATCCGGTCGGGCAAGCTGGGCAACATCCGACTGGTGAAAGTCTGGGCGTATCAGGGCTGGATGAACCCTGTTCCCGTTCGTCCCGACAGTGCGCCCCCGGCGGGCGTCGACTACGCGATGTGGCTGGGCCCGGCACCCAAACGCCCGTTCAACCCGAACCGGTTTCACTTTAATTTCCG is a window of Spirosoma linguale DSM 74 DNA encoding:
- a CDS encoding Lanthionine synthetase C family protein (PFAM: Lanthionine synthetase C family protein), translated to MTPKAIVLDRIKQIDHDLSIELDSIHSPSLMNGLGGSVLFYVNGYTALRNEAMANKARQLVDKLIDELQANEVTHSYCDGITGVGYLLSYLSETDLLDVDVDEFLEDVDKHVLNETSFIISKYRDLDFLHGGLGMGIYLLSRYPKNPPLRRLINEVLDQLIDLIDHDIMGSLPVNLIMNAISPGASPARFFNLGMAHGASAYLVFLARYLTQFPGHPRALDVMSRLVNYIKTFYRPATGNEGQEGAFPDIINFGRHGVYRVPLGWCYGDLTLSIGFLMAGEVMDDPALRQFAETIALTTLQRDSLEAAHLSDACFCHGTTSMAQAYRIWYRASGNQAFKKAYEHWITLTLEMGRFSDGIGGYKKFTGTDTGLPGGIPKYDRITGLLDGATGIGLVLTDYLEQDKIDWERFLLWT
- a CDS encoding two component transcriptional regulator, LytTR family (PFAM: LytTr DNA-binding region; response regulator receiver~SMART: response regulator receiver~KEGG: hypothetical protein); its protein translation is MTILRCYIIDDEAPNRALIEKYIHRLPSLTLVGSQDNAVDALLELPQVQPDLIFLDVEMPEMTGFEFLRVLPSPRPTVIMVTAYPQYAVDGFEHDVIDYLVKPVSFERFFRAVNKILAKQASTPGSPDVPALPSLAAPSETPTGVSDKDSFFLVKEDKKLVRVELDQIVFIESLKDYLKIYLPGRTILTHMTLTRLEEMLPPDQFVRVNRSYIIRTGSIKEIDGNTILTTNGMKVPIGVTYREEVMKKIRGNIM
- a CDS encoding signal transduction histidine kinase, LytS (PFAM: histidine kinase internal region~KEGG: pat:Patl_1150 signal transduction histidine kinase, LytS), whose protein sequence is MAFQTTFLQSRRMGWKRVVLHLVMWGLAFAFIRYFLFKQIVKDAGWATSINYTVVFCQTVVLYYLIGHVFFYQYLYRKQYLRFISSLLLIYFLTSVTNYLLFERFFDYQVATKQTSAYVTRIWGILQPNGFPGAFTNIRVASWVFGYSFFMVVILLGAKAVKDVIGFQNRAVQLEKEKFELERGKILLENENLSLELNFLKSQINPHFLLNTLNSIYVRVVDVDEQAADQILRLSDLMRYGLYESNTEYILLERELEYIQNYLALESARKGDNVTIRFDQAGDFSQHYIAPLLLISLVENAFKHGVNKIRSDAFVYINAQLTDDLFLFWVTNAVPVNTPHVESQSKKQGGVGLQNTRKRLEMLYPKKHELHIETTPTEFCVTLTLQLAPRLKAA
- a CDS encoding Lantibiotic dehydratase domain protein (PFAM: Lantibiotic dehydratase domain protein~KEGG: hypothetical protein) — encoded protein: MNSLFDFFVLRRPVYPLTKLLTLQKNLLNNSLDSLLREWYTDPLAQEAIYVASPGLYKRFQQWRAGETLSEQTKLLDTLFKYAIRMSTRCTPYGLFAGCSVGDFHDQFSRLSPGRSNTLVTHSRLDMECLMAIRDWLLGQSVVRNELIFYPNSSLYKVGRNHRYIEQQWEGQQRRYFISAVETDEALDSLLTTARMGVTIPYLVDFLGQMGAETIEAESYVDQLIETQLLVSTLEPTVIGDDYLTVMIRTLSSMPATASLVAQLIRLQNVVTSSTDRAAVGQEILRWLAGNQITLPGTDLLQVDSFFTGTDTPQAKPHLDKGLVHQLQQQIRKLFVLNQPYSSPDFDDFKNRFYNRYEDEEIPLSMALDQEFGVGYGNQTHLGVGYAPMIDDLSLPTLETTVPATNSSWWQNLLLEKYSHTLRTGTHEIEISDSDLAYIDQRRVDKLIEPDSFYLFGNLLSAPGESVDHALRPGGNYRFNLLACKGPSAITLLGRFCAGDPDLRASVQACAQASAAHHPDVVFAEIVHFPESRAGNILVRPTLYKYEIPYLGMASVPPDQQLPLDDLMVSVRNRHVVLRSKRLNKRVIPRLSNAHNYQNGLPIYRFLCDLQHQDSHLNVQWNWGILAEQAYLPRVRYQNIILSRATWRLKADELELENPMRLAVELSRRNIPEQFVIAVGDHELVITRNAPESLRLLMHELRKSDTVRLYEFLQAEDVCSVRMPKKAFTHELIIPFYNADAPAISSLAAYSTDLPQRRFSVGSEWLYLKIYTGEKSSDGLLTQTLYPVIQRLLNTSIISEFFFIRYKDTDPHLRLRFRGNPHLEFYHFVIREIERAIRDDVQSGVVHKLQTDTYQREIERYGHRQIQLCEGLFYTDSLSTLFFLSRTGEAFNEEVRFTYAVGKIDRLLSGSSLSLDYRWKLLNNLKDSFFDEFNGKTELRRQLNDKYRNYRSALNTAFGIDYQFMLTNEPNAASQLTLLKQLTASYESENQLMSTLTSLIHMIVNRIFPSKQRAYELIIYHCLAKHYDSIRARTDQTTLTNQDAPIVQPAISDIP